Below is a window of Candidatus Zixiibacteriota bacterium DNA.
CGGAGATTCGCGAGCTACTGCGCGAAGAAGTGTTGCGCCACTGCAATCAGTTGGCGGAGTACAAACGCGTCAAGGACGTCATCGTGATGACGGAAGAGCTGCCGAAGACCTCGACGCGTAAAGTGCGCCGCCACGTGCTGCTCGAGACGCTGCAGAAATTGGGAGCGATCTGACCCGCGCGTCATGTTTAAGAACTTCGGAATCCGGGTGACGACGAAGGGTGACGGCGATATCATCGACCTGACGCTCAGGGTCGCGCAATCCGTCACCGATTCCGGCATAATCGACGGCACCGCCCTCACGTTTGTGCCGGGCTCGACAGCCGCCATCACGACGATCGAGTATGAGCCGGGATTGATTGCGGATCTGCCGGAAATCTTTGAGAAGCTGATTCCG
It encodes the following:
- a CDS encoding YjbQ family protein encodes the protein MFKNFGIRVTTKGDGDIIDLTLRVAQSVTDSGIIDGTALTFVPGSTAAITTIEYEPGLIADLPEIFEKLIPSNKTYHHDASWGDGNGYAHLRAALVGASFTFSIVGGKLMLGTWQQIVLLEFDNRPRRREIIVQIQGE